The Bdellovibrio sp. NC01 genome includes the window AGGTATCAGCGGTTTAGAAACGCTCATTCAAGGACCTTACATTGCAACTCAACCAGGCAAAGGTGCTAAGACCAAAACTTTTAAAGGAAAACTGGAAAGCGAATCCAACGATCCCTTGGAAGATACTGTGCCTTATCATCTTGAAACCACCAACGTGGAGTCGATAAATCCTGGTGACTCAGTCACATATCGAGGAATGAAGATTGGATCCGTGACAAAAGTAAATCTATCGAAATCCGCGCAAACGATTTTAGTACAAATCAACGTTCAAGATAAATTTGTCAGACTAGTTCGGTCCAACACTGTCTTCTGGCGCAAAGTGGGGATTCAAGCAAAGCTTGGATTATTTAAGTCCGAGGTAAAAATAAATTCTTTAGATTCGATTATTCACGGCGGAATCGATATGTTTACACCCGAGCCCCCGGGTGAAATTTCCAAATGGGGAAGCAAGTTTGTTTTGTATGATGGACCACCGAAAGATTATCAGAAGTGGAATCCAAAACTTGAGGCAAAATAAAAAGCCCCGTTTTTCACGGG containing:
- a CDS encoding MlaD family protein; protein product: MKKETISEGIEKISSKWYIWFFPVVAFIITAVLMWRYFEGVGPKIKIYFDDGANIQAERTRITYRGVTIGMVNKVSISDDNKEVIAYATLQKDAEDFAVEGTKFWIVTPKVSIQGISGLETLIQGPYIATQPGKGAKTKTFKGKLESESNDPLEDTVPYHLETTNVESINPGDSVTYRGMKIGSVTKVNLSKSAQTILVQINVQDKFVRLVRSNTVFWRKVGIQAKLGLFKSEVKINSLDSIIHGGIDMFTPEPPGEISKWGSKFVLYDGPPKDYQKWNPKLEAK